In Pyrus communis chromosome 15, drPyrComm1.1, whole genome shotgun sequence, the genomic stretch GCGAAGGGTGCGACTCTTCATCCTCCGGCCGCATTAAAGACAGGCCGAAATCGGATACCTTGACCCCTAATGTGTCATCCAGTAGTATGTTGGATGACTTAATGTCGCGGTGTATGATTGGCGGGACTGCATACTCGTGCAGGTACTCAATCCCTCGGGCTGCGTCAAGAGCCACTGTGATGCGCTTGGCCCATGAGAGCAAAGGCGAATGTGGGAGCTTGTGGAGATGGTCATGGAGGGAGCCATTGTTCATGTATTCGTACACGAGTATTCGCTCTTTTGCATCCTCGAAGAATCCAAGTAATCGAACCAAGTTCTTGTGGTTGAGGCGTGAAAGGGACCCAAGCTCGTTTACAAAAGCGTTGTCGTTGTCTTGCTGGCGCTTTGTGCAGCCACCAACGTATGATGAAGAGACTGACGTCTCAGCACGCTTGATGGCTACTTGGCGACCGTCATCTAATGTGGCGTAGTAGACAGAACCGTAGCTGCCTGTTccgattttgttttcttcagaGAAATTGGAGGTGGCTTCGAGTAGTAGTTGCAGTGGAAATTCCTCCAAGGAAGCCCCATTGGCGCCCATGCTCACCACATGGCTTAGCCGCTTCTCTAACACTGGTGGCCCTGCCGTTGCAGCTGCACCTTGCTCGGCTTGTAATTGGGGCTGCTCATCCAAGGGACCCGAGTCATGAACACGGGATCCTCCAACTCTAGTTTTGCAATACTTGAACACAAAGAAACATACCGACAGCACCAAAGCTAAGAACCCAACACAACCCACTATAAGAAAAGCAATCATTTTTTTGCTCCACTTACTGCTTCCTGATTCTGATGGCGATGGCAAGGGCATGGGCACTGGCAATGACACCGGCAACTTTTCATCATCATATTGACAAGGTTGGCAGACTTGATATCCTTGTTCACAGAATCTACCATAGCCTGGCAATGGATTGCTGCATGGTGGACATTCACTTGTGCATGGACCCGGCTTCACATCACGTCCGAATACCAGGAAATTGTTTGAGACATCGAAAATTGGGTTGCCCCAACAATACAAGGAAAAGTTGGATGATGAAACTCCGCAGAAGATGCTGCGTTTTGCTTCAATTGCGGTGAAGTAAGTACCTTTCAGAGTCTCAGGCAAGCTGAAATTATTTTCCCCCCAACAGACAACTGTTCCATTAGGCCGGAGAGCGCAACTACGGTTTTCTCCCAAGGCCAGAGATGTGAATCTCCCTTGAGGTTTCTCACCCTTCATTTCTCCCCAGCAATCCAAACTGTTATCGACCAATAAGATGGCACACGCATGACCGAAACCTGCACTCACTGCTTTGTAAACATTCCTGCCACTAGCTCTAGGCTCCTTCCCAACCACTATATAATTGCTTCCTAAGCAAGTAACCTTTCCGATTTGTGATACCCCGCATACAAAACTTTCTCCCACCGCAATGCTTGAAAATCCGTACTCGTGTCTACTGATCCTGCTATTGTGAAACCAATGCCATTGCCAGCATTGGAGGCGACTACGAGTACTAGTCGTCCCATTCTGAATAAGTCCGCAAACGTGAGAATTTCCGGCAACAAGTTGCGTGAGAGGTGGACCGCGGTAGATGCGCTTGTGGGACCAGTGCGTGCCATTAGCTGAGAACCTCCAGCAACTCAAAGTAGAATTAGTattggaggaggaagaagatggtGGGGGCCTCAAGGCGCATAAGAAGCCATCTCCGGCAACTATAGcagtgaaggaagaagaagcattCTTGTTGAGAGGAATTTGAACGCCGCCGCTGCCCCCATTGCTTCCACTTGAAGTTGTAGGAAACTTAAAACCAGTACAATTGAGAAAGGATTTCTCGTTTTGGGGATGTATGAGTGCACAGATTAATGTCTGATTAGAAGATTCGGAAATCGACACGGCGGAGTAGGAGAGTGAGTGAGGAAGGAAAGTAAGCAAGGAGAAGGTGATGAGGAGAAGGATTAAAGAATAAGAAGCAGCAGCCATAGTCGGCAGAGAGAGATTTGATAGTCAAATAATTGGGGGGCGGATGCAGAAAATTTCATTGGAGAGGAAGGAGCAGAAGGAGAATTAGAGACATGGGATTGGTTAAATTTGTGGTGTCAACTTCAGTTTAAACGTGTAGAAGGTGGACGAGTAGGGGAGAGAAGACCAAGACCAGAATAATCACACGGTTTTGAGAGAGTTTTTGAGGACCAAAGActaattctagagagagagaccaGAGTGGGAGTGGTGGAAAAACTGGATTGTGTTTccgtcacactgaaaaatctcttcaagCGTGTGAGTCAGAGACTCAATTACGTCTAACTCAACAAAGGATAGTCTTGTTTGCTAAGCTTGATCAAAATAGGAAAGCAAACTTAATCTGAGCtagtagaagaagaagcaggAAAGACTTTT encodes the following:
- the LOC137716892 gene encoding serine/threonine-protein kinase-like protein CCR4, which gives rise to MAAASYSLILLLITFSLLTFLPHSLSYSAVSISESSNQTLICALIHPQNEKSFLNCTGFKFPTTSSGSNGGSGGVQIPLNKNASSSFTAIVAGDGFLCALRPPPSSSSSNTNSTLSCWRFSANGTHWSHKRIYRGPPLTQLVAGNSHVCGLIQNGTTSTRSRLQCWQWHWFHNSRISRHEYGFSSIAVGESFVCGVSQIGKVTCLGSNYIVVGKEPRASGRNVYKAVSAGFGHACAILLVDNSLDCWGEMKGEKPQGRFTSLALGENRSCALRPNGTVVCWGENNFSLPETLKGTYFTAIEAKRSIFCGVSSSNFSLYCWGNPIFDVSNNFLVFGRDVKPGPCTSECPPCSNPLPGYGRFCEQGYQVCQPCQYDDEKLPVSLPVPMPLPSPSESGSSKWSKKMIAFLIVGCVGFLALVLSVCFFVFKYCKTRVGGSRVHDSGPLDEQPQLQAEQGAAATAGPPVLEKRLSHVVSMGANGASLEEFPLQLLLEATSNFSEENKIGTGSYGSVYYATLDDGRQVAIKRAETSVSSSYVGGCTKRQQDNDNAFVNELGSLSRLNHKNLVRLLGFFEDAKERILVYEYMNNGSLHDHLHKLPHSPLLSWAKRITVALDAARGIEYLHEYAVPPIIHRDIKSSNILLDDTLGVKVSDFGLSLMRPEDEESHPSLGAAGTFGYIDPEYYRLQHLTTKSDVYSFGVVLLELLSGYNAVHKNENGMPRNIVDFAVPYIVSDEIHRILDPRMAAPTPFEIEAAAYVGYLAADCVSLQGCNRPSMTYIVSILETALAYFLERPSRSRSSSTTESM